In a genomic window of Plectropomus leopardus isolate mb unplaced genomic scaffold, YSFRI_Pleo_2.0 unplaced_scaffold26722, whole genome shotgun sequence:
- the LOC121967033 gene encoding myelin protein zero-like protein 1: MHAHPEVIMQNGTTGTLLCTFKSSEVVSQSTSVTWSFQSSQPDNQFFKTPYVIFYFSNGKAFPGQDKFKDRLQFIGDIQKRDVSIQLSPVQFSDIGTFFCDVKNPPDVTGNPAQTKLSVVPK, from the exons ATGCACGCCCACCCTGAAGTGATTATGCAGAACGGCACCACGGGAACCCTTCTATGCACCTTTAAGTCCAGTGAGGTGGTCAGCCAGTCCACCTCGGTGACCTGGAGCTTTCAGTCGAGTCAGCCCGATAATCAGTTCTTCAAAACTCCATATGTG ATTTTCTACTTTTCCAATGGAAAAGCATTCCCGGGACAAGACAAGTTCAAAGACAGATTGCAGTTTATCGGAGACATACAAAAGAGGGATGTCTCGATACAGCTGAGTCCAGTTCAGTTCAGCGACATTGGGACCTTCTTCTGTGACGTGAAGAACCCACCAGACGTAACAGGAAATCCAGCACAAACGAAGCTCAGCGTTGTTCCGAAAG